One Numenius arquata chromosome 10, bNumArq3.hap1.1, whole genome shotgun sequence DNA segment encodes these proteins:
- the LOC141469437 gene encoding claudin-22-like has translation MALVYRPTMQLSGLLFSLLGWVLSCLTTYLPQWKNLNLELNELEIWTMGLWQACVVQEEGGMQCKDFDSFLALPPELRISRILMVFSNGSGLLGLLLSGFGLDCSKIGERQQEQKRRLLLFGGTLFWLSGITAIVPVSWVAHSTVQEFWDENIPDIVPRWDFGEALFVGWFAGFCLILGGSLLNCTICSPEVHPSSGRYAVAEQQDRCQHLETETRP, from the coding sequence ATGGCCTTGGTCTATCGGCCAACGATGCAGTTGAGTGgcctcctcttctctctgctggGATGGGTCCTGTCCTGTCTCACCACCTACTTACCCCAGTGGAAAAACCTGAACTTGGAACTGAACGAACTGGAGATCTGGACCATGGGACTCTGGCAAGCTTGTGTTGTCCAGGAAGAAGGGGGAATGCAGTGCAAGGACTTCGATTCTTTCCTGGCTTTGCCTCCAGAGCTCAGGATTTCTAGGATTTTGATGGTTTTTTCCAACGGATCGGGGCTTTTGGGCCTCTTGCTCTCGGGCTTTGGGTTGGACTGTTCGAAAATCGGTGAAAGGCAACAGGAACAAAAGAGACGGCTGTTGCTGTTTGGAGGAACGCTTTTCTGGCTATCGGGGATTACAGCTATTGTCCCGGTTTCTTGGGTTGCCCATTCCACAGTCCAGGAATTTTGGGATGAGAACATACCAGATATTGTTCCCAGGTGGGATTTTGGGGAAGCGCTATTCGTTGGCTGGTTTGCTGGGTTTTGCCTTATACTGGGAGGATCCCTCCTTAATTGCACGATCTGTTCGCCCGAAGTCCATCCGTCCTCGGGCCGTTACGCGGTGGCAGAACAGCAAGATCGGTGTCAACACTTGGAAACTGAGACTAGGCCTTAA
- the LOC141469664 gene encoding claudin-22-like, protein MNLVHRHRLQLVGFLLSLLGWVLTGTCNYLPDWKNLNLDLNVLELWTMGLWQTCIVQDVGGTQCKDFDSFLDLPLEFRISRILVSTSNGLGFVSLVIASLGLDCLKVEEPEQKLKKQLLLLGVILLWMSAVLALVPVSWVAHTIIQEFWDEDIPEIVPRWELGDALFSGWFGGVFIILGGSLLLSTICSSSDHQFPEKYAMADVQDAHQQLESGQRRL, encoded by the coding sequence ATGAACCTGGTGCACCGCCACAGGCTACAGCTGGTTGGATTCCTGTTGTCTCTACTGGGATGGGTTTTAACCGGTACCTGTAACTATTTACCAGACTGGAAAAACCTCAATTTAGACTTAAACGTGCTGGAGCTGTGGACCATGGGACTCTGGCAAACCTGTATAGTCCAAGACGTAGGAGGAACACAGTGTAAAGATTTTGATTCTTTCCTAGATTTGCCTCTAGAATTCAGGATTTCCAGGATTTTAGTATCCACATCAAACGGACTAGGATTTGTGAGCCTTGTCATCGCTAGCCTTGGTTTGGACTGTCTAAAGGTGGAGGAACCAgagcagaagctgaagaaacagCTCTTGCTGCTCGGAGTTATACTCCTGTGGATGTCTGCGGTTCTGGCCTTAGTCCCCGTCTCTTGGGTGGCCCACACGATCATCCAGGAGTTCTGGGATGAAGACATCCCAGAGATTGTGCCCCGATGGGAATTAGGGGATGCGCTGTTCAGTGGCTGGTTTGGTGGAGTTTTTATAATTCTCGGAGGATCTCTGCTCCTCTCCACCATCTGCTCCTCATCTGACCATCAGTTCCCAGAGAAGTACGCGATGGCAGATGTGCAAGACGCCCACCAACAGCTGGAATCTGGACAGAGAAGACTTTGA